The Musa acuminata AAA Group cultivar baxijiao chromosome BXJ3-6, Cavendish_Baxijiao_AAA, whole genome shotgun sequence region attattattaataatggaGGAGCCAAACATTGAGAGAAGGAAGATCGAACCTTTCCACAGTGTTTCCCCTTTTCCCacaatcctatcacaaaattgactttaatatcctcaagagcaaaaaagaaaaaaaaatataaataaagggCATTTAAATCATCTTGAACAAATTTCCAAACAATGGAGGTCCTACTAAACACATCTCATGATTGAGTTCATCATGTGGGTCATCCAAAAACTAGTAACGTCAATCAGTTCATCATGGTTTACAAACGGAGACATCTTATGATTGAGTCGGGCCAATGAAGTGTCCAGTTCTCAGCTTTCCAGTTTGACCATTTGATCCGATTCTTATAACTATGGTTTTGACTACACTTTGCTCAATATATAATGTACCACCTTCTTTTTAAGGTGATTACATCAAACCAAGTatctccatcgaagaaattgagtAATATAGGCCATCTCTTTTTGTTTTATACAGCAAACTTTTGATGATCTGGATAGCTTGTAGAAAAACCTAAACTATTGTGTCTTTAGACCAAATAAATTGCTTCCACAATTATGAATTATAGAGTTACCATGACAGCTCAGTTGATTAGCCCACTATAGTCTTTTTTGGTACTTGCTACATGTAGGTAATTCCAGTAAACTCATGATAAAGTACCCAAAGGCTGCTGCTCTTAGCATCCTACTCATCATCACTTTCTACCAAGGTGCTTTTCGCAATTAGCATAACTGGGTCTACCTTCTGAATGAACAAAGTGAAATTTTAAGTATTCATGTATAATGAATGTCATGCCAAACCTTAGTTTCATTTCACCTACAAGTTTCCTGTCAATAAATATATTGTATGCATTGCTTCACTGAAATGCACACCACCTTTGGTACAGTGAAGTCACCAGGCACTCAAGCAAGGTGATTCGAGGCCCAAGTGCCTAGTAAGTGATCCAAGTGGGTGCCTTCAATTGGGGGCAGCCCAGGCACACGTCCATGGCCCAAGTGCTTGGGTCGAGCCTAAATGAATTGGGTTCATTGATTTTGGTTTGATCGAACCAGGTCAACACGCTTCACCAAACACCCCCACCCCCCATCATACGCACAACCCTATGTCTCCTTAGGAAACCTAAGGCCACACATTCGGTGTCTTCCTCCCTATCGACAAATGACAATGTCTTCCTCCCCATCAACAATCACTGATAGGCATTAATCATCAACAAGAAACTGAAAGAAGGATCCTACATAGAAGTGCAATCTTGTTTTGTTGATCATTGATGATTGTTTTGTTTTGACATTTTTATTATTGGAATTGGATAATGTAATTTGGTATTTCAAATGAATACAATTTGATGTGCCATTTTTATTTTAGTGATCATGTTTAtcaatcatgatatatttttatattttaatatttgggagaacctcgcttcgctcgggtgagcgcctagcgCCACGAGCATTTTGGCACACCTTGTTACCTTTTAGCGCCTAGCACCTTTGACTAGGCTACTCTTGTGCCTTATGCCTAGGCTCTAAGGACCTAGGCGACTAAGCATGGATTACTCcaacatccttttcattcaaatataAAGTACAACCATTAACAGATCTTTCAATTCAGTCTCCCACTATCAAAAGCCTTCCACCAAAATATATGACATGATGTTAAAAATGCATACTCACCTTATTCCAAATATTATGGTCACCTTTTTTGAAGATTGCCCATGTAAACACATTACCAAGGTTCTAAAGCATCGGTTTGTTAATCTATAAGTTGAATCTAAGCCTTAAAACAATTAATAAATACATGAGTGTAACATCTTTCATTTCAGTCTCCCACTATCAAAAGCCTATCATCTAACTATATAACATGATGTTAAAAATGCATACTCACCTTATTCCAAATATTATGGTCACACTTTTTGAAGATTGCCATGTAAATACATTTACCAGGTTCTAAAGTATTGGTTTGTCAATCTAAAAGTCAAATTTAAGCCTAAGAGAATTTAATAAATACATTAGTGTAACAGTAATTATTGCTCTTAATTTGACTAGTGATGTTGACCTCAATAGAGTTTTCAGTTGGAACAAAAGATTGATGTAACCGAACCCCTGGAAACTTCCAATTTGTTGTTGTATCCATTAATTCAATAATCCATCAAGAAAGAGCAGAATTTGACAAGTATCATTCGACTTTCCAATTCTTTCACCAATTCATCTTTTCGCTACTAATGCAAGCCCTTTATCTCTGCATTAAAAGATTAGTATTTGATGAAGCTGTCTTGGACAACCTATGATTTGGTTGATGAACATTACATTGTCAAGATATTATGATAATCATAAAATCAAGTCAAGATAATGAATTTTGACAAAAATGATCTCTCATCTGCTATTAGAGTAGCTTATCTACTGAGTTGTGTCACAAGAACACTGATCTCAGTCCAAGAGAATTTAAGACTACTGAAATATGTGCCATAACAAATCCACATGTTTTCTTCACTGTGATATCTAACTTCCCACTCTAGTCTTTTTCTTCCTTATTGAGTAAAGCCAAAGATGGAGAAACTTTAAGATAGAACCACTGCCTAGACCAGATAAATCCAACAAATTAATCTTCTCTTTTTAATGACTTTACCAAATTAAAGATCTAGCTTTGATCATTGTGCTGAGATGGATGTGGGGTTACTaccttaataaataaaataaaatacaagATATTTCCATTCTTAAACAATTAAGGGTAGTTCCAATTAAGGAAAACAATGGTAAACCCCTTTAAGGTGGTATGATAGACTAGATAAGTTGATTAAAATGACTATCCAAGAAGTAGAGGAAAACCTAAAGAGATTAGCTAGTGATAttgccctcaaatctcagttgttaGAAACAACAAAAATGGCTCTTAGTTTAACTAGTGATATTGCCCTCAAATCTCGAGGTCACGGTAAACACATGTATTCACTCCAGAGGGATGGAAATTTGATCATACGACTTGTGGTCAATGAACTATGCCAGTGAAGTATTGTATTATATAGAGTGCATAATGTGCTCATGTGTATGTGCAGTGAAGTATTGCATAATACAGAATGCATAATTTGCTCGTGTATGTGCCATGTGTACCGGCGCTTTTTCCAAAATGCTGGTGACTGCATGCAACGACACCACCAGCTGCATGATGCCCTTGGGTTGAGAACTGCCACATCCAGCATGAGCACAGTACAGCTAGCAAGGATTATGCCAGATTGTGATCATCACAGGCATAGCATGTAGCATTCTTGTACGGTTGTACCCATATACAAACAACTTCCAAACTACAAGACATTTGGTTTTGTTTTGATAGATCATTTACCTGAGCAGTTGATGCCGCCCTTTGTGGCATCCATGAAGAGATGTTCCTCCATAAATTTCCTGAACTCAGACCACTACATAAAGGGCATATGAAATTAAGTCCTCAAAGTACAAGTTAATCAGAAAAACATGTAGATCTGACATACTTGGACATTGTAGCTGTACTTGAATGTGTGGGAAGCTGACCATATGTAGTCCCTCCGGTGCACAATATAAATCCAGGACGCCTTACACATAATGACTGCAAAACCAAATATTAAATTTCAGCATGGCAATAACTAGGAAAGTTGTAAAGCTAGATAAatggatcaaatcacttaaacagTATAAAATAATTATCTGTGATATATACTTTTTTTCTACTTGTGAATATGAATGTAAGATCTCATGCATGCCGTTGCAATGCTTAAGCGCAAACATCTAGTAGTGTGGTCCTTGGATGGTTAATCTTCACAGAGGACTTGCATGAAATGGCCAAATATGCTGGTTCAAATTAAAAAATTACCAGGATAGAGAAGCTTTCAATGGCAGAATAGACAGATGGCCCAGGAAGTAAGTAGTTAAAGAATCCATATGTGTCTGGATGAAACAACAAAAGAACAAATAACTAATGAACAAAATGAACATAAAGAACAAACATGAGAGCCAAAAGGAAATGGAAGAACTAACATGCAAACCCAGACAGGATGCCACACAAGTGCCCCAACAATGATACATTAGATGCCAGAAGTTGAAAAAGTACCAATAAGATCCATGCATACCTAAATAAAAACAATTCCATGGTGAAGGTTTCCATCTTATCATGAAAAAAATAGTTAACCGAGTCAAGACAAAAACGAATTGACAAGACTTCTTAGTTCCTATGACAACAAGGCAGGCACATACCATTTAGCAGGAACATTGAAGAGTCCAAAAACACTGCAAAACAGCAGTATAGGTCAACGCAATGTGAAAGGTCCATTTATCAAGAACATCACAAGTTATCAGATATTGATTGTGGTGTTAACTGACATCAAAAAGCTTACAGAAGCAAAACAAGTAATTCCATATGTGGATTTGAGTGAACATGCCAAAGTGCAATAAAACACTACCAACCTTCTAGATTGAACACCGCTCAAGCTTGTTTCTATGACGATCATTGAGAATATGATTCCAGAGAAGCCAATGGAGCATTGGTTCATGAGAAATGGCAAAGGATGTAATGGATTTCCAGCCACCACTACAGCAATAATGAGATGAAATATAGAATTGGTAGTTGCAAGAAAGAGCATCAAATATAAAAGCCGAACAGAACCCATTATTCGCTCCAATTCCATGCCCAAAGGTACTAAAGCTAACATATTGAAGAGAACATGCAGCAAAGATCCATGAAAAAGAGCAGACGTGTAGATCCTATATACTGCAAGAAGTTAAAAAAGATGTTAGAAACTTAGAGATAAAAATGACTAATTGGATTACATAATACAGCATTTAACTATTGATGTAAGACATTCATAGAAAGACACATAACCAAGCATCGAATTGTGACGACAATATTTTGAGTCTGCTACATGCACATTCTGTAGTAATCCTATTTGTTGATTTCCTCCAGTAGCAACTTTAAGGATCTCCTGGCTTCCTAATAACTTTGTGTTCTTTACAGTAACTTTTGAGTAAATTGATGAACCTAGAATTCATGCATTTCCTAGCTATGTCTAAGTAAATCAAGGCTTACCAAATTCCTTTGATTGGATGACATTAATTTTCACCGATACATCACCTTGCATTATAAAATACTAAGACTTGAATGACATGCCTTCATAATTAAGAATATGAACACCTTATATTATGCCTTCACCATTTTTagttaacaaaaaagaaaaaggtgtAACTAGCACATGAGGCTCCCAGAAATGCGGGATCTGAAGAGGGTCAATGTACACAGCCGTACCATTAAATATAGAGAAACTATTTTCGTACTTCGAGCCTGATCTCCCAAAGAAGCAACCTTCCTGTTGTGCCAAGGCCCACCCTCACCACTCTTAGTTAACATGGtattaaaattttatctaatatATACTCTAAATGTCAGCCATATGAAATAACAAAGTCCTAGATAAAGTGCATAAATATTTGTCAGCTGGGAATACAATGCCTCGTCATTCCTTCAGCATGTATTAtggaaattataaggataaacaACTGCTTTGCAAATTAAATGACCATGACTGCATAATAGAACATAACAAAGTACTATCAAATGGCAATAAATATCTGTTGGCTGGAGATAAGATATTTAATCATCACAGAAAAAATAAATGTTGATTGCAACTCAAACAACCACAGATTTCGTATAGTTGAATCCAAAAGGAGGTAAACTGTACCTTGAAACTGTGAAACGACTGCAGAAGGCAAGAAGCATATCTCATAAAAGGAGTCATACCCAACCAGCAAGCACACCAGATAAATTACACCACAAGTGATAATGACACCAGAAGTAATAAATGGAACAGTAGCCCACCACTGATGCAGCCTTGTTGGCAGCCTTGCCTATGAAACATAAAAGAGCACACGAGTAGAAGTTTAAGCATGAACATATCACCAGTATATGACAAAAATATTTTGGGAGCCTACTAAGCCAAAAGCCATGAAAAACTCAAACTTCTGATCTTCAAAAAGATCAAATTATAACATGCCAATGCTGGTCCTAAGTCCcaatgaaaaaggtggagggttgcgTTAGGTCATTGACAACCAGCGTAAACTAGATCCCATGAACATGGATCTTAACCAATCTCAGTACAAGGCTAGGTCATTACACAAAAATGACGCGAGGCACCCTCACCACCTAGGTGTTCCGAATTGCAAATGATGGCTAGGAGGTCACTCGAAAACGGCCCATCACAAAGGCGTCCGAATGTGGTGCAAAGTAGACAAGGGTTCTCTCATTTCTTTAAACCAATGTGAGCAAAGAAGTTAGCCCAAGTTCAAAGGATTACATTAGCAACTTGAAATACAAAAGCACTTTCAAGAAATGTACTAAAATTAATAAATACTATGatcaaaagaagaataaatattatttgcttaaAAAAGACTAAGTGGACAGGAGAAAAATCTAGAGATATTGATAGTATTAGATTTTACAAATGGCATTTTAAAGATGGTACTCTAAATTTATccaaacatatgactttttatataCCTCAATGGCAGCAAAAGAGccatgtagccaaccccaaatagttcgattttgttgttgttgttgttgttgttgttgttgttgttgttgttgttgttgttgttgttgttgttgtattgatAGTACTAGATTTAAGATTCGAAATACAGGAAAAGTTATACATAGAAATGGTGCAGAAATTGTTCATAAGAATCTTAAGAATAATATTGTAGATATGAAAAGATTTGGAGATAGAATTATACTTCTAAAATGTTTCTTAGGAGACGATGTTTTACAGGTCATAAGTGCTTATGTCACTCAAGTTGGACTAGTTGATCAAACCAAAAGAgaaatttacaaaacttagatAATATCATTCTCGTATGATTTTGGAGATTTGAATGGTCATGTAGGAAAAATATATGGCGAATTTAAAGAAGTGCACAAGGCCTTGGTTACTGGGAGAAAAACGAAGAAGGTGATATTATTTTAGATTTTACCACCATGTATGATCTTATAATTGTCAATACTCACTTCAAGAACAGACATAAACATTTGATTACTTATAAGAATAATCACAACTATATAGACTTTTTTCTCATCAGAAAGGTACGCAAAATTATATGTAAGAATTATAAAGCTATACATATTTGTTGtacaaaatagaaaaagaaaaatatagcaaAAAAATTTACTAGGATTAGATGATGAAGTTTTAAAGATGATACTGTAAGGGTCTTCAAGAATaggataaaaaaggaggagatttggAACTTAAACAAAGATAATATTGATATTATTTAGACTACAATTGCCAATAAGATTAGGACCATAAAAAAGGATATATGTGATAAAACTAAAGGTAGAAGTGTAGCTTAAGAGAGAGTTGATGATGGCGAgagaaagttcataaaacaattattactaaagtATCATGTTTTAAGGATTGATAAAACTATAAAAATAAGgaaaattttaaaagatataaagaatctaaaaaagaTGCTAAAAGGACAATTAGTATGGCAAGATATAAAGCTTATGACAATGTTTATCACAAATTAAGTACTAAAGatcgagaaaaaaatatattaaaattgctAAAGCTAGAAAAAGAAAGGATAACGAATTAGGTAATGTTAGATGCATTAAAGATGATGATCAAACAATATTTATTAATGATAATAATATTAAGGAATGATGaagaaattattttataaattatttaataaatatttcacaAATGATGTAACTTCAAATAATAATGATATATTTAACAATCATAAATTTGTTCGTAAAATTAGAGGATGCctttaaaaagataaaaatagctAAGAGTGAGGGACCTAATGATATCCTTATTGAGGTTTGAAAAAATTTAGGAGACTAGAGAATAGCTTGGTTCACTAGTCTATTAAACAAAATTATGGGATTCAGATAGATGCAAAATGAATGAAGAAAGAGCTTCTTAGTGACATAGAAGAATAAATGACATACAAAACTATCATAATGATatagaaattaaaattataaCTTATACTATGAAACTTTGGGAAAGGGCTATCAAATATAAGATAAGACTTAAAACAAATATCTctaaaatcaatttgattttatgcttAGAAGATCAACAAgagaagctatttatttattaaaataattaatagaataatataaaagaaaaaaatatttgcatacgatttttattgatttagagaGATCCTATAATAAAGTTcatagagatttattatggtgggtcataaaaaaaatgatatatccactaattatattaatgttattaAGGATATGTATGACAATATAACTACTAGTGTTAGAATTATCCAACACGATGaagagattgatgaagatattattcatataatAAAAACATAATGGTTAACATAGTGGGGGTGTTAGGAGTCTTCtacaatcatatataactttgacattaaaagaaaattttatgacaATTGTTAGATGAGCAATGCTTTATGGATCTAAGTGTTGCGCagttaagaaacaatatatacgAAAAGTTTATATTGTTAATATGAAAATGTTGAAATAAATTTGTCGAGTtacaaagaaaggaaaaaatatatttttatgtgtgaatAATTAGGTAACAATTCAATAtaggataaaatgagagaatcgtCTAAGACAGTATGGACATGTGCTTAAGAGACCTATAGATGCGGTAGTTAAAAGAGGTGAAATGAATATCGTTAATAGTGTGAGGAGAGGTAATGAAGACTAAAAAGAATTTAATGGAAActgtaaataaaaatttaaatattttttaacttaaCTACACATATGGGCTTTAAAATATCGCAATGGCAACAAAAAATCCATGAAGCCGACTCCAAATAGCTATAACTAACACCCTCATTGTTGAGGTTATTGTAATAAAATCAAATAGTGATTTCTTTGACATTTTAATATTTGCTTTCATTTTTCTCATCTTAAGTAATTTATAGAACTGAAATAGAAATATTAAAGATGTTGTCATGTGACAAATTACTACATTTGTAAAACACACACAATCTAATCAAATTAATTCAAGCAATAAATAACATTATATGTTTTTGCTATGTAAGAACTCGTCCAGAGTTCAAATAGTCAAAACTTGAATAAGCTTGATGATCAAACATTTTATTTTAGGTAGAAGCTCTTATATCAATTTAATGTAGGACAAGTTTGCAAAGATAAAGGAAGTGTCttttttataagaaaattatAGAATAAAAAGCAAAAGACCAACAATAAATATCCCTTAAAATTAAAGCTTCTAAAATAAAGAACCCTATGTTGTCAAAGATGCTAGGCGCTAGGTTCGGACACTTGCCCAAGCAAAGCAAGGCAACcatcaatataaaaattataaacaatACATTCAACGAGAAAAacaatcattaaaataaaaattagacaataaatgagtttcatattATTTCGTATTCAAAATATCACCACTAAAACACCAAAGTAAATTTTTTTAACCATCTAATCTACGAACataaaaaaatcctaaaataaaaaaataataataatcctaaAACTACATTAGCTATGATTGAAGATGTCAAAACTCTAGTGACACTCCAAAATACTAGCAATGACAAATTCTATCCTTTAAACAATTCATATACTATAATTAATAAAAactaattattattaataattaacaTTATTACTAAATTCAAGACAGATCGTATGGGGTTGTCAAGGAGCAAAAGAAGCTGAGAAGGAAGATTTAGAGAAAAAGGAGACTTGTCGGCTATAAAGGAGGGAGAAAGTAGGAAAGCGACAATGAGTAGGAACGAGAGGCAAAGCAAAGGGGTGAGAAGCAGTGAGGAGGGAGGGGGTGTCGAGGAGGCTTGACGAGACCTACAACGAAGGATGAGAGGGAGAGCGACAACGAGTAGGAAAGAGAGGCAAGAGGTACAACACCAGGTGGGAGAGATTGAAGAGGAGGTACCTCCACCAATGAAGCGCTGCCATACGCACGGATGTGAGGAGCGACGGGAATAATCGTTAAACAAGAGGCGATAGTAAGGAGCTATGACCTCAGGTGAAGAGGAGGCGAGGCGGTGACAATGGCAATGAGGATAAGAGGGCGATCGAGAGAACGAGAATAGGGTTTCTCTCACTAGCGAGCCTGTGACACGGTATTGGAGTTAGGACTTGGCTTGGCTGAACCAATTGTAACATTTTGGTTCAACTCAAGCTAAGTCACTTTCAATCAGGATTCAAATTGGGCTGCGCAAGCACCTAGGCCACCCAACCCCTGGCCCAAGCACACGTCTACGCGACGCACAATTGAAGGCAACCGCCCAAACCCTATTTGAGGCGCACTAGCTTCGCCTCACCTCGCTTCACCTGACCTGAACacttaggcgagcgcccgagggcCTCCTGATATCACTCTTGTGCCTTCGTTTCACATGTGAACAATGGAATCATGCCAATGAAAAATGAATATGGCCTCACACTACTCATATATAATGTGAAAAACGAACTTTAATTCATTAGTTCATTTTCtcattcaattataatatttctttATTCTTCTTATAGACCTTAAGTATAGGAAGAATATAGAAATAAGGAAATATTACAATTATTTAAAAACAAATAAATCTACTCTTTCCTTCTTTCAAGAAGATTAATTTCTATATATGATTCATTGAATAATAttcttttttgatgatattcttaaTTGATAATATTCTATCTTTGTAAAAGAATGAATCTTCCTCATAGAGAAGAAATCCTCAATCCAGATTTGGAGTCTTCGATCAAAACAAAttatgctttcttcttttttttttgcatttatttcattatttttctttAGCTTGAGTATCTAAGAAAGTAAACTAGAAATAATGCAGAGTTCTATATGGCAATTGATAACATTTGAATTTCCATAATCTAATCATATTTATTCaaacaataaataaaataaaatattcctgCATCAAAATAGGCAAAAATATGTAGCCCACGATTATCTAGTAATCGTACATTAAAAAAGGAACTACCATCTACAAATGACTGCACTATAAGTCTATAACCATAATAAATTTACTTGAATGATGGTTTGAGGAGAAATTTACATATTAAAGCATTGAAAAGTTGACTTCATTTTACCAATCAAATGTACAAACTCTACAAAAACATTTTGTAAATAAGAAAAGACCTTGC contains the following coding sequences:
- the LOC135641321 gene encoding rhomboid-like protein 15 isoform X3 gives rise to the protein MRPNIVTEARLPTRLHQWWATVPFITSGVIITCGVIYLVCLLVGYDSFYEICFLPSAVVSQFQVYRIYTSALFHGSLLHVLFNMLALVPLGMELERIMGSVRLLYLMLFLATTNSIFHLIIAVVVAGNPLHPLPFLMNQCSIGFSGIIFSMIVIETSLSGVQSRSVFGLFNVPAKWYAWILLVLFQLLASNVSLLGHLCGILSGFAYTYGFFNYLLPGPSVYSAIESFSILSLCVRRPGFILCTGGTTYGQLPTHSSTATMSNGLSSGNLWRNISSWMPQRAASTAQLYCAHAGCGSSQPKGIMQLVVSLHAVTSILEKAPVHMAHTRANYAFCIMQYFTAHTHEHIMHSI
- the LOC135641321 gene encoding rhomboid-like protein 15 isoform X2; the encoded protein is MRPNIVTEARLPTRLHQWWATVPFITSGVIITCGVIYLVCLLVGYDSFYEICFLPSAVVSQFQVYRIYTSALFHGSLLHVLFNMLALVPLGMELERIMGSVRLLYLMLFLATTNSIFHLIIAVVVAGNPLHPLPFLMNQCSIGFSGIIFSMIVIETSLSGVQSRSVFGLFNVPAKWYAWILLVLFQLLASNVSLLGHLCGILSGFAYTYGFFNYLLPGPSVYSAIESFSILSLCVRRPGFILCTGGTTYGQLPTHSSTATMSNGLSSGNLWRNISSWMPQRAASTAQDPRFPGRGRTLGSTGNQSLTPADSDLSLHARLLDNSTNRPLETTTLSTETWLPDARHSTLDTEAVAGLVTTNQGVDIFEEELKKLVAMGFEKTEAEVALAAADGDPSVAIEILMSHQQQG
- the LOC135641321 gene encoding rhomboid-like protein 15 isoform X1, which codes for MRPNIVTEARLPTRLHQWWATVPFITSGVIITCGVIYLVCLLVGYDSFYEICFLPSAVVSQFQVYRIYTSALFHGSLLHVLFNMLALVPLGMELERIMGSVRLLYLMLFLATTNSIFHLIIAVVVAGNPLHPLPFLMNQCSIGFSGIIFSMIVIETSLSGVQSRSVFGLFNVPAKWYAWILLVLFQLLASNVSLLGHLCGILSGFAYTYGFFNYLLPGPSVYSAIESFSILSLCVRRPGFILCTGGTTYGQLPTHSSTATMSNGLSSGNLWRNISSWMPQRAASTAQPAQDPRFPGRGRTLGSTGNQSLTPADSDLSLHARLLDNSTNRPLETTTLSTETWLPDARHSTLDTEAVAGLVTTNQGVDIFEEELKKLVAMGFEKTEAEVALAAADGDPSVAIEILMSHQQQG